GCTGACGGTGCTGATTTTGAAGCGATTCGGGATCAATCTGATGTGAAAATGTCAGAATTCGGGTTTTTGCCCTTGTCATTCCGGGAGCGATTCGGTCTTTTCCGCCTTCCGGCCGCGGTAGGCCGGTAGGAATCCCGACCCGGCATGTCTCAAGACAATATCGTCCCCTTCGAGCAGCCGAAGTCCCATTCCCGGTTTCCAGGTACACCCATGAAAAGTGATCTTGTCGAGAAGGCGTCCGAGATTGTCAGCGATCCGCTGGTCCTTATCAACATGGTCTCGAAGCGTGTCCGTCAATTGAACAGCGGACGCTCGCCGCTGATCCCGACCCGTCCGAGCATGGGTGCGGCTGACATCGCGCTGACCGAAATCATCGAGGGCAAGATCAAGCTGGCCGACCCGGTGCAAGCCGAAGGTTGAGCATCGCTTGCTTTCCATTGCCCGCGCCCGAAAGTGGCGTGAATTGTCATGAGTGCGGAGATCTCCAGCAACCGCAAGGCGCTCCGTGATTTCCACATCTCGGACAAGTACGAGGCGGGCCTTGAGCTGAAAGGCACGGAGGTGAAGTCCATCCGTGCCGGGAAGGTGAATATTTCCGATGCCTTCGCGCGCATCGAGAAGGGCCAGCTTTTCCTCTACGGCTGCGACATTCAGCCTTGGGAGACGGCTTCCACCTGGTTCCAGCACGAGTCAAAGCGTCCGCGCCGGCTACTGCTCCACAAGAAGGAGATCCTGAAGCTGGAGAATGCCAGTGCGGTGAAGGGGGCGACGCTGCCCTGCTTGAAGATGTACTGGAAGAACAAGCGGGTGAAGGTCGAGATCGGCGTCGGCAAGGGCAAGACCCACTCCGACCAGCGGCATGACCTGAAGGAGAAAGTGGAACTGCGCGAGGCTCAGCGGGAAGTGGCGCGGTTCAACCGTCAATGAATTGTGTGCCGCAGAGGGCGAAGCGCGAGAGATCTCTGCATGCTAACCTCCATGATGGTGGGTGGCTTTTCCCGCGCCGCACATGGGAATGACGAATTCCGACGGATTTACGGATTTCGGCAATGGTGGGATGAATGCAGACTGGTCAGCCTGACCTCGCTCAATCTTTTGGCGGTTCGTGACATGCTGTGGTGATGGCACTAGCGTCTTTCCGACGCTCTCCCTGACTTGGGACCCTTCTTGATGCGTGCGGATCAACAGCTCCAGATGCTCGCCGAGCATGAGATTCCGGACTCGTCTTCCAAGAAGATCGCGGACCTGCTAGAGGTATGTTTTCCAGAGACCTTTCACGGAAGGACCTACTACAAGCAGTTGCCTCATTTCCGGTTGTTGTGGTGGAGCGGCGGAACGCTTGTGGCGCAACTCGGGGTCGACTCAAGGGTGGTCAACGTGGATACACACATTCTCAAGATATTCGGCGTGATCGATCTCTGTGTGCATCCCGAACACCGGAACTCGGGGATGGCCTCGCAGATGCTCTCCAAGGTCGAGGAAATCGCGCGATTGCACGACCGGGATCATCTGGTCCTGATGGCTGACCGTCATGATGTTTACCTGAGATGTGGCTTTGTGCGGGTGGAGCCTGCCTTCGTCACTTGGCTCGCAATTGATGAGCGGAAAACGGTGGATGTCTTTCATCGGGATCTGAGCGACTGCTTCCTGGTCAAGCCCCTTTCGAGCGAAGCTTGGCCAGCCGGTGAAATCGACATGTTGGGCTACCTCTTCTAGGGGTGCTGTCACCGCAGTCAAGATGGCGAGGGTGTGCCAAGGTTCGGCACAGCTTCTTGGAACTTGGCACATCCCGTTCCGATCCTCAGGCTGCTTTGGTGCGCCGCCTCCGCAACGATCTTCCCTATACCTTCCGGCCGCCGAAGCCGCGGGGATGGTTCCGACGGCTGGGACTGTGGGCGAATGATCTCTATCTGCGCCGGAAATTCGGGGTGAGCCGATTGGATGACCAAGGCTTTGAGAAAGTGCGGGAGCTGTCCCGTGCCGGGCATGCGATCCTGCTGGCGCCGAACCATGCCGATCATTCCGATCCGCATGTGATGGTGAGCCTGGTGGCGAAGCAGGGGATGCACTCGCATTTCATGGCGGCGCGCGAGGTGTTCGAGGTCAGCAAGACTGCGTCCTGGGCGCTTGAGAGCATGGGGGTCTTCTCCGTGGATCGCGATGGTCCGGATCTATCCGCGATCAAGACCGCGATCAGCTTGCTGGAGAAAACCAGCGATCCCCTCGTGATCTATCCGGAGGGTGAGATCTATCACCACCACGAGCGCTTGGATCCGCTGCATGAAGGGGTGGCCTCGATTCTCCTGAAAGCCGCCGGACGCTTGGAGAATGGCAAGGAGGCCTATCTGGTCCCGGTGGGGATTCGCTTCCGTCATGACCCTGAGGTGGAAGAGACTTTCTCGGATCGGCTCTCGAAACTGGAGGACCGGATCGGTTGGACGCCCAAGCCATCGATGCCGGTGGATGATCGCATCCTGAGGCTCGGCACCGGCTTGTTGGGTCTGAAGGAAATGGAGTATCTCGGTGAGGCCGGGCGCGGGAATATCCAAGATCGCCTCGCCACGATCTGTGAGAGCCTGCTTTCCGAGGTGGAGAGTCGCTTGGGCAAGGATGCGAAATCTCTCAGTGCTCCGGAGCGGGTCCGGGCGCTGCGCTATCGTATTCGCCGCCGCCTGCTGGATGCCGAGAGGCCGCCGACTTTCATCGAGAGGGACGGCCTTCTCGATGATCTCGACCGGGCCTTTACCGCGCTGCAGGCGCATAGCTACATCGGCGATTACTTCCTCGCGGAGCGGACGCTGGACCGGCGGGCGGAAACGATCATGAAGCTGGAGGAAGATCTGCTGGGCTTCCCGAACTATCCGACGCCGCGAACGGCCCGGGTGAACGCAGGAGAGCCGATTCCGGTAAGCAAGATGCTGGCGGCAGGCGAGCTGCCGGCGAAGGGCGGGGCGGGGGAGTTGACGCGGCTGCTGGAAGCGAAGCTTGCCTCCCTCTTGGTCGCCTCTTGAGCGTAGTCTTGCTGCGATCATCTCCCGGAGGAGATACGGAATTGTAGCTGATCCAGTCATGCCTCCGGGTGTGAACGATGTTGATCTATCCATTCCAAGTGCTGGAATGCGCTGCTATGAGAACCCGCTGGTGGCTCCTTCTTCTGGTGTCTGTCTCTGGATTGGCATGGTTCAGTGGACATCGCTCGTCTTCTCCGGCGGAGGAAGCGGCGAGCTCGCAGCGGGTTGCTGTCGCTCCCGTGGCGGATCGGGCTGCGACCGGAGGCAACAAGGGCCCCAGCCGGAAGCGTTGGGCTGAGAGGATCGGAAGTGCGGATGACTCCGGTTTGCCTGATCTCATGAGGGAGATCCCGGCAAAGGATCGCGGAGCGGTGCTGGAGGCTTGGTTGGCGTCGTCAGGCAAAGGCTTGCTCGGTGATCCGGAGGTGTTCCGCCTGCGAAGGCTTCTGGATGCCTGGGTGGCGGAGGATCCCAAAGCTGCTCTCGAGTGGGCCGGGGCGCTGGGCGACCCGGCCTTGCGCGAGCTGGGAATGATCAGCGTGGCGGGTTCCCTCTCGACGACGGATCCGCATGCGGCCTTCGAATGTTTGGTTAATCACGGTATGTTCAGGAGCACCATTTCGGATCCCCGCATCACTTCCCTGATGAGGGCGCTTTCCCAAGACTCCCTCAAGCTAGGGCCCGCCGCGCTCGCGGAACTATGGGGGCGCCTGCCGGGAGCATCTGACACGGTTAGCGAGACCTATGGAATTGGGCTCAAATATCCGCCTGGCACGGACTTCCGCGCCTTGGTTGACGAGCTGCAGGCGATACGCGGGGCGTCATCCAAGCCGATTTTCCTCACCGGAGTTTTCGAGGAATGGATGAGGCGAGACCCCGAAGGTGCCACGGCTTCCCTGCTGGAAAGATTTGCCGCCCAAAATGGTTCCATAAGCAGGTCTTGGAACGAGATCTACCGGGTGAAGACAGATGAAGTAGGGGCTGCTGCGGCCGAGCAATGGGCCTGTGAAGTGATCAAGGGAATTCCCGGTGAGTCCCGCGGCCAATTCCTCTTGGAATCCAATTTCCTGCGCTCGGAGGGCCGGATCGAAGCCCTCGCGCAAAGCAGCGACTCTGCGGTGTGGATCGGGGAGGCGCTCCAATTCGATGCCGACCAAGGAGGTCGGACGATGAAAGGAATTCTCGAACCGCTGCCCGAGGCCCGGAGGATCGAGTACCTCAAGAGCCTGCGCGGGCCGAGGGCCGCCGAGGCTGCTGCTTCCGTGATGGGCGAGTGGAATCTTACTGAGAGCCAGCAGGCGGAGATCCGCAAGGCGATCACCGGGAGCTGAGCGTTCCGAGGAAGGCGAGCCCTACTTTAGCTCCACGTCATCGATCCACAGGGTGCCTTCGCCGCGGTTGCTCTCGAGCATGATGGATTCAGGATTGGATTCGGGGCGCTCGATCTCCTGCTTCACGGTGATCCACTCGCCTGACCTGGTGATTTTAGCCGCAGCCACCAGTGCGGAATTTTCGGCTTTGTCGTAGATCCGGAGACGCCATTGAACGGGCGATTTCTCCGTCGCCTGCGATGCCTTGATGCGGAAGGAGACGGTGAGTTTTTTCCAGTCCGCGGGCCACTCGATCGGCTGGGAGAGGCCGAAGACGCCGCCATCCAAGGTGACTTCGAGGAGAGAATTGTCCTTCTTTTCGGGATCGGGGATGACCTTGCCTTCATCGCAGGTCCATGGCTTCAACTCCTTGTCAAAGCCGGGGTTTTTCAGGAGAGGTCCGGCGGCGGCGGGGAGGGTGAGGAGCAAACAAAGAATCCACCGAGTCGTTTTCATGCCTTATCAAGGAGGAAGATGCCGTTTGAAGTCCATGGAAGAATGGAGGATTCGCACGATCTGGAGGGACTCACCCTCCCCTCTGCGGCGAGTTGGCAGCCTTTGAACAGGTCCTCGCGATGCCGGAAGCGTCCGGGAGTTTCCTGTATCTGCTGGAACTTCGCCCAGAGGGCTTTCAAGGAGGTGGTCTCCTGCTCCTTATCCCATCTTTCGAGCGTATATTCGCGGATCGACTGAAGGTCCGCGATGGCAGCCTTGGTCAGTCTGAGGGCGCAGTGCCTCGCGAATCACTTCGTTGGCGTTGTGGTAGAGCCCTGAGGCTACCTTCTCCTTGACCGCCTTCTCCAATTCCGGCGTGAGGGAAATATTCACGAGTGAAAATTGCCCCGGATGGCAGGATTCGTCAAAAATTGACAGGGGGAAGGGTGAGCCAGCCTTCCATTGTGCTTGCAATACCCTGAGAATCCGCTTTCTTCCGCGGTCCCGAGCAAGGGCGGACTGGCCAAGGTGGCTGGACTGAACAGACTATATTCAATGAGCGAAAGCACCATCAATCTGGCGGACTTCAAGATCCACGA
This portion of the Luteolibacter luteus genome encodes:
- a CDS encoding DNA-directed RNA polymerase subunit omega; this translates as MKSDLVEKASEIVSDPLVLINMVSKRVRQLNSGRSPLIPTRPSMGAADIALTEIIEGKIKLADPVQAEG
- the smpB gene encoding SsrA-binding protein SmpB, which produces MSAEISSNRKALRDFHISDKYEAGLELKGTEVKSIRAGKVNISDAFARIEKGQLFLYGCDIQPWETASTWFQHESKRPRRLLLHKKEILKLENASAVKGATLPCLKMYWKNKRVKVEIGVGKGKTHSDQRHDLKEKVELREAQREVARFNRQ
- a CDS encoding GNAT family N-acetyltransferase, with translation MRADQQLQMLAEHEIPDSSSKKIADLLEVCFPETFHGRTYYKQLPHFRLLWWSGGTLVAQLGVDSRVVNVDTHILKIFGVIDLCVHPEHRNSGMASQMLSKVEEIARLHDRDHLVLMADRHDVYLRCGFVRVEPAFVTWLAIDERKTVDVFHRDLSDCFLVKPLSSEAWPAGEIDMLGYLF
- a CDS encoding 1-acyl-sn-glycerol-3-phosphate acyltransferase; translation: MRRLRNDLPYTFRPPKPRGWFRRLGLWANDLYLRRKFGVSRLDDQGFEKVRELSRAGHAILLAPNHADHSDPHVMVSLVAKQGMHSHFMAAREVFEVSKTASWALESMGVFSVDRDGPDLSAIKTAISLLEKTSDPLVIYPEGEIYHHHERLDPLHEGVASILLKAAGRLENGKEAYLVPVGIRFRHDPEVEETFSDRLSKLEDRIGWTPKPSMPVDDRILRLGTGLLGLKEMEYLGEAGRGNIQDRLATICESLLSEVESRLGKDAKSLSAPERVRALRYRIRRRLLDAERPPTFIERDGLLDDLDRAFTALQAHSYIGDYFLAERTLDRRAETIMKLEEDLLGFPNYPTPRTARVNAGEPIPVSKMLAAGELPAKGGAGELTRLLEAKLASLLVAS
- a CDS encoding type II toxin-antitoxin system RelE/ParE family toxin yields the protein MTKAAIADLQSIREYTLERWDKEQETTSLKALWAKFQQIQETPGRFRHREDLFKGCQLAAEGRVSPSRSCESSILPWTSNGIFLLDKA